The Desmodus rotundus isolate HL8 chromosome 2, HLdesRot8A.1, whole genome shotgun sequence region CTCCTGCGCCCCAGCTCGGCTTCCCCTCGGTGGCCATGTCCCCTGCGGCCGCAGAGGCCCAGACTGCACCAGGAGAGGCCACAAGCCCACACAGAGCAGTTCTGCCCCAGGGTGGGGCCCTCAGTCAGCGGGCCCAGGTGCTGCCCGGTCTGTCAGCTGGatctcaggccccacctgccTGGACCTGGGCTCTTACACAGCAAGGGGCCAAGCCCCCCAAACCGTGCTGACTCAGCCCCTTTTTGAAGGGGAAAGTGAGGAGAGGTCTCCACACTTGTCTCCGAGCTACTGGTCTATCGCTCTGCACCCCAGTGTCCAGGCACCCCCAGGGCCTCCTCGGATTCAGGAAATGACTTGAGGTGGGTGCTTTTAGCGCCCAGCAGCTGTCTTGGGCCCATGTGCCCCCAGATGCTGACAGCTCTggcagcccctctgcccaggaCAGTCTTTGCTCCTGGGCCACCGTGCTCAGTCAGCATGGCCAGGGGGTCAGGTCCCACTGCCGGGCAGCCTGGGCCTCTGGGAGCAGCCTCCGGGGCCTAGGAGGGTGGCAGAGGCTGGACTTCTGActcacctgccccctcccacccttcccttcctgttCCTTGGAAGCTTCTGAAGAACTCCCCACCCTGGTCAGGCTGGTGCCCAGGAATCCCCACCTCAGACACACCTCCCAGAGGGGCCGGGACATGAAGGACAAGTCTGCTTGGGAGGGGGTTCGCAGGCTTGggggcccagtgcccaggaggcCGACAAGCCCAGCTGCCCTGAATTCCACTCcacccctggggggaggggaagaacatTCTAGCAGAAAtgctccctgctctcctccccactcACATCCCAGGGGGCCCAGCCAGAGCCCACGGACTGCCCAGGAAGGGACAGCCGCGGGGAGACGGGGACTCTGGTGCCCCAGCCTTCTCCATCAGTTGCCCTTCCCCACATCCTGCAGTGCACACAGTCCGCCCTGGACAGTCCACCCTGGACAGTCCACCGTGCTGGGGGTCCTGCAGGGGGAAGGAAACCCAtctgcaccctcctcccccagTCCCCCCCCAGGGCGGCTCTGGGGCCACCTCCGGAGACCTAGCCCGGGGCAGGCCCTGTCCCTCTCGTTCCGTCTCCTGAATGGGCCTCAGTCTTCCCTTCAGGGAGAGAAGGGTGCAGtgaccccagcccctccctggggcaCCTGTCACTCAAAGCCACAGGTCGCTTCATTTCCTTATCTACCACTGGTCACACATTCTGTCCATGAAATGGTGGCTTGAAAGGCGGCCAGCCACACCTGCCACCTGTCCCTGCCACTCCAAACCAGTCCAGCCTGGTCTCTGGGCTCCCAGGGGTTCCCAGGGTTGTAGGGGGGACGGTGCAGGCAGCCTGAACTTGTCACCTACAGCTGGAAGCAATGCTTGGAATTTCCCTGCGTGCCCTGTGGCCAGAGCCTGCCTGTGGCTGCCTTCTCAGccaggactgggggtgggagtgggggtgtggggtgaTCTGGGGAAGGTGCGGAGGGGCCTGGCCACCCAGCATGTGCCCGAaagagccagggcagggaggagcctgGTGCCCCACCGATTGGTGAGTGTGTCTCCCAGGCTGGACGGGGGCCTGAAGGTGACAGGCCACCATGCATCGTCatcagtgaggaagacagaagaggCCCCACCAAAGCTGCCTTCGATAATTGGAGGGTTCAGAGATGATCAGATCAGATGTCTGTAGGAGCCCTAATGACAGGCCGCCCTGTGCAGCACAGCCCCCAGACGGCCCCTGCTCCCGGTCACCAGGCaggtctggggaggggctgggctgggaagccACCCCCTCTGAGTTACAAGTCTGTCCAGAAGCCCAGTCACCTTCTGAATCTTCATGTCAGCATGGAGAGGGATGCCTGGCCCCCCTAGCACCTGCAGGAGGACGGCTGGCTTGCAGGCTGTGGTGGCTGAGGCCCCCGGAGGGCCCGAGCTCGGATGACCTGAGCTCCACACACCGGGCAGCCTGGGGCAGGTCACTGCCCTCCAGGTGGGCTGGCCATCCCCACTCTCCAACCTCACGGCAGATGTGAGGGCCAGACTAACACTGGTGGCAGCCACCCCAACACACAGCTGCCCCTCCCAAGGGAAGCAGGACCTTCCATCTCAGGCCCCAGCTGCCTACAGGGACCATCTGACATCCTTCCTCCTGACCCCCAGGAGGATGGGCTTCCTCAGCCCAGGCCTGCTATCTTGTGCCTGCCCTTCCAGCCCCTCATGGGGGGGCCCTGAGGGAGGGGAGCCTGCTAGAGGCTGACGCCGGACGCCTGGCTCACTGGAAGGTCCCTGCCACAGAGCCATTTGCAGTCCAAGACACCACTTAGCAACTGGGCCAAAAGCTGAAGCAGACCTGTGCACACTCATGCATATCCGTGATCCCCTCACACATGTGCACCCTCACACCTGCACACAGAGTCCTCCCACCAGTGTGATGCAACCGTGGGCTGGAAGTGGGGACAGCTGCAAGGACTGTCGGTCCAGCCGCCACCTGCTCAGGGACCCTCAGGAAGCTGACCTGCCGGGTAACAGCTCGAGGGTCACGATTTCCAGCTGCTTACAGGTGACACCCGTTACGTCACTCCAAAGTCACCACGGGGAAACTTAACATGAAACACGTCCTCTCAGACCGCAGAGCATGTCCCCAGCTCACGGGCCCCTGACACCCATCCCGAGCAATCACACGCATGTGcactcacacacatgtgcactcacacacatgcagagTGGTCCCTCCGTTACCTGGCGCAATGAGGCCGTGGAGCTTGCAGTGCATGATGGCGGCCACCAGAAGGTCCCTGAGGAGGCGGAGGACCTTGCCGGGCACGATGTGGCCACAGCTCTCGGAGCTGCCTTCCGCGGAGGAGGCGGTGAAGACGTCGTCCGTCACCCACTGCTCCAGCCCGGCCCCTTCCCTAGGGACACCCAGGCGGCAGGACGCGGGGCCATCGGCCGGCGCGGCCGCCCCCAGCTGCTCAATCAGGAGGGCTTCGGCGTCCACCCTCAGGGGCACCTCCACGTCCACGGGGCCGTCCGAGGAGCGCAGGGCGAACTGCGAGGCCTCCAGGTCGCGGGAATAGTCCACGAGGAAGCGGGGGTCCCGGGCGTGCACGCGCTCCAGCACCGTGAGCAGCACGTCCTCCGCGCGCTGGTAGTCCTGCGCCCGGGACGCCCCCCGCGAGCGGATGGCCTGCAGGTAGTGCTGCCACAGGGGCACCTGCACGGCCAtggctggggcccaggcagggggcGCAGCCCCTGAGAGCCCAGCTGTGAGGCCGGACGGCTGGACAGACGGATGGCTGGGAGGAGACACCTGCCTGGGTGAGGAGCGGCAGGTCTGCAGGCGGGGCACCCGCTCCCTGCCGAGCAGAATTCCGGAGCGACTGAGCTGTGGCAGGTTAAATACCTGAACTCGGCCCAAGTCTTTGAAGGGAGGGTGAGTCAGCCATCAGCAATGGGGAATATCTGGGGGgctgggcgggggcagggaggggcccgcTTATACGGGGTGGGGGGCTCCCCCACACTGCCCGGCCTCTCTGATCAAGACGTGTGCAAGCTGAGCCTCCCACCCTCCTGGCCggcctcctcccaccctgctgtccctgggggtgggggcctatTTCTTGTGCcgccccccccacgccccccggCTGACCTGCATCCCAGTAGGAACAGCCTCGGGGTCTCTGTGCCATCGGGCCCCCCACCAGTTTGGGGGCTGTACTCATGGCATTTCCTTGTCTGACTTGAAAGGTAAGGCCCTGAGATTGGGGGCCGCCCTGGGGCCACCACCTCCCAGCAGCCTCTCTCCAAGACAGCCTGGAAACAGCCAGCAAGCAGCCAGCctcaggccagggccaggggctaTACTTCCGTAGCAGCCCGAACATCCCCACAGGCCCTGTGCCCTCACCTGGAAGCTGGGAACCTCAGTCTTGGTGCCCACCAAGGTCCAGGTATGAATCCCACCCCCTCCCGCTGCAAGGCCTGTGCCCAgtgctcccctgcccacccccagccctgcaccctcGGGGTGCCTGCCCCCTACCCCACCTGGCCTAGAGCCCGAGAGGAGAACCCACCTGGGCATGAAGCTGGAGTGAGTCTGGTTCTTGAGAAGTCTCCTTGGCTCCACCTCTCGGGGCTGGAAAGCTCACCCTGCCAGCCCCTCCAGCACctgtgctgggcaccctgcccggCCCAGCCACCTCCCTGCTCAGGGCTGTGCGAGTCCCAACCAGCAGGCGGGAGCCGCCCCCCGGGACCCTGGGCTCCTGCGTCCGCCCGCATATCAGGTATTTCTGCTGGCACTTCTGCAAACTGCAGGCGTGGAGAGGGCCCCTTGGAGGCAGCTAACCCAGCTACGCCACCCACAGCCCCTCCGGGGGAGCTGAGTGCCTGAGTTGGAGCCGTGCACAGAGCCAGGAGCCACGGCTCTCACTTGCTGGAACTTGGATGCCCTTCTGAGGAGCTGCAGCGCAGTGAGGGGTCTCTATTTCCATGCCTCCTAGGAGGGGAGCCCACTCCTGACCGGGGAGCCCATGACACAGTCAAGCAAGAGACAGATTTCCCTCCGCACACCTGGCCCAGTCCTGGCCCCGGCCTTGGCTGTGCGGACCACGCACAGAGcacatctccccctcccccgggACTGCTGCTCAGATTCCAGACCACCAGCCCTGGGCCCCTCACACCCCGCCTGcctccccctgctctgcccccgGAAGATGCTCGGGGAACTCcggcctgcagggaggggcacagTGCAGGGGGGCTGGTCCTGCAGCGCCCCCCCTGGCTGTCGGTCTTGGGCCCGGTCTGCATCGTGGCTTCCCCGTCTGTGAGTCGGATTCCCGAGTTCCCCCACTTTCCCGGGGATCTCACAACTGTCTCCTGAATTTTCCCAGGGGACGCGTGGGCCCGTCTCCCCAGAGGGCCCAGAGCTCTGCGCCAAGACAAGGGCCCAGCTCCACACCTGACAGCGGAGCAGGGGTCCCCCCCGACCCTGCCAGGTGAGGAAAGGAGGGGTCAGCCCTGGTCCTGTGAGCAGTGGAAGTTGGGAGGGGGACGAAGTCCGTGTCACGCTGTCCGACACTGTCCCCCCTGGGGGGGGCGGTGATCCTCAGTGTTTACTGGGGTTGCACAAGGGTAGGCGGGCAGCAGGCACCCGAGGAGGATGGGTGGGACGGTGGACCAGGCTGTGCAGAgtgggagggcagggctgtgggtaTCCGAGATGCAAGTGCTTGCCCTCGGCCCATGGTACAGAAAGTGGGGAGCAGACGCTGAGCCATGAAGATttctgaggcaggaaggaggccAGGGTGGCCCCAGCCCAGGATAGGGGCAGCAGGGCTCCACGCCGACAGGAGGGCCaacagggctgggagagggccgGTGTGGGAAAGGGGCCTCAGTGGGGCCGCACAGGCAGCAGGTCTGTGGTCCAGGGGCTGGTCAGCCACCGTAGGGCCAGACTGGAGCCCCCTCGACCCGGCCCCTGGACCCTGGAGCCCACGAGGCCTCCTTTGTGGCTGCCAGTGGTGGGAGAAGAACCTGCCCAAGGTGCTgtggaaagggtttttttttattgtgacaaataaaatgtatcatctgtccatttttaactGTACAACTCAGTGGCTTGAGGACATCAATGCTGTTGGGCCACCAACGTCACTGCCCGTGTCCAGGGCTCTTCTCCCCGAAATGAAGCCCTGTCCCCGGTAACAcagccccggcccctcccccggcccctggcACCCACCGTCCTAGCTTCTGTCTCTACAAATCTGACTCCCCTGGGCCCCCAAGTGAGGACACAGTGCCAGTGAACTGAGCAGCCACAGAAAGACGGATCCTGCAGGGTCCCACCGACGCCTGTGTCGGAACCTCCTCCTCTCCGAGGCTGAGGCAGGCCCCCTCGTGTGGAGGGCCCACACCGCTCGTCCGTCCATCCGTCCATCTGTCCGTGGACACTGGGTGCCTCCGTGCTGTCGCTGTTGTTTCTGATGCTGCTGTGAACGCAGGCGAGCAGGTGTCTCTTCCAGACCCTGGTTTCCGCTCTTCCGGTCTGTGTCCAGGAGCAGAAGTGCTGGGTCGTCAGGCAgttctgtttaatttttgaggacccCCGTCCTGGTTTCCGCAGCAGCCACCCCATTGTCCATTCCCGTTGCTGTGCGCAGGGTCCCCGCGTCTCTGCATCCCCGCGTGCAGTGGGTGTGTTCTGGGGTGTGGACGGCAGCCGCCCCGACGGGGGAGGTGGCCTCACTGGGAGAGGTTTGCGTTTCCCAGGTGGTCAGTGCTGGGGCGCATCTTGTCCTGGGCCAGTCGCGTGTCCTCCGCGGAGCGATGTCAGCCCCAGTCCTCGGCCCGTGTTTGAGTGGGGCTGTGGGGGGTTTTGTCACTGACTTACAACAGTTCTTTGTGTGTTCAGGACACCAATTCTCACGTCGGATGTATAATTTGCACACCTTTCCTTCCACCCTGCGGGCTGCCTTCCCAGTCTCCTCATACCGCCCCTTGATGCACACGAGTCTTAAATGTGCCccatctgtctttcttttctttggctgcctgtgcttttggtgccatatctgagaagTCACTGCCAAATTCCAGGCCAGCACTTTTTTCTAAGAGTTGTACAGCCTTGGCTCACACCATCCTTCCTCCGCCTCAGCTGAGAaccccctccctgcacccaggCTCCTTTCCTTACGGCCGTGTGCTTCTGGAGTTTCAGCCACCCCATGAGAGCACGAGACAGAGGGCAGGGCCCACGAGTCCCCCGGGACCACCCCCCACCGCCAGCCTGTGGCATCATCATCCTCGGGCTGCCTCTGAATGGGGCAGCCCAGGGTGGGTTCTGCCCCAGCGGCCCTCTCGGGACTGACCGCAGCCTGGGGTCCTCCCCCGAGACAGGGCTGCAGCCCCTGCGGCCCCCTGGGCAGGAGGTCAGATGCCCACAGAGGCCCTCAGAGCTGGATGGAGAGGGAAGGGCCTGATCATGTCCCCCCGGCTCTAACCACCCCTTCACAGGGCCTCCACTGCTGTCCCAGAGCCAGGCCTCCGGCGTGGACGGCTGGCGGGAGAACGCAGACACATACGCAGGGACTGGCGGCCTGGACACCCCCAGTCGGGCAGCAGGACAGGCGGCCTTGGCACCTGTCAGCAGATCTGGGTGGTGCCCTGCTGGCCTGTATTTTGGCACAACCGGGGAACGCACAGCCTGCTTCCTGTCTGGCACCCGCAGGGGCTGTGAGCCTCGGCTGCCGGCAGGAGCCACCCCCCTCCTTCAGAGCCTGAGCACCTTGACCTCCGGGGTGCAGCTGCGACCGGGGAAGGCTCAGGGCCCGGGGGCAGAGTCCCTGAGCGCACAGACGGTGCCCGGAACACAGGCAGATCCAGAGCTGTTGGGGCGGGACAGAGCCACCACATTCCTTCGTGGCCGCTCACCCTCTTCCCTGGGTGTCCTCCGTGTGACCCGTCTCTGGACAACACACCAAGACGGAGTGTCCCGTTCACACAGGCCCGTCTGTCAGGGCAAGGACAGGAAACGGGGGCCTCGCACAGGGAAGTGCCCAGCTGTCCCGCGAGTTCCGGGGTCCCTTCCCCTCACCAAGAGGGTCTGGGTCAGGGGTGGCACATTCTGGTGCCCCTGGGGCCAGCAGGGGACAGAAGAAGGCGGGGCCGCTGAGTTCTGTCTCGCCTGacccagtccccacctggccccgTGTCTGCCTGCCATACAGGAGCCTGGCAGGGCCAGGACAGGGGACTGCCCCAGGGGAGCTGGGAACCCAGAGTGTGCAGGGG contains the following coding sequences:
- the MAB21L4 gene encoding protein mab-21-like 4 isoform X2 codes for the protein MRADAGAQGPGGRLPPAGWDSHSPEQGGGWAGQGAQHRCWRGWQGELSSPERWSQGDFSRTRLTPASCPDLGRVQVFNLPQLSRSGILLGRERVPRLQTCRSSPRQVSPPSHPSVQPSGLTAGLSGAAPPAWAPAMAVQVPLWQHYLQAIRSRGASRAQDYQRAEDVLLTVLERVHARDPRFLVDYSRDLEASQFALRSSDGPVDVEVPLRVDAEALLIEQLGAAAPADGPASCRLGVPREGAGLEQWVTDDVFTASSAEGSSESCGHIVPGKVLRLLRDLLVAAIMHCKLHGLIAPGNGGTTLHVCALNTDSLREEELHLSLLVSSGWRAIRFHVVPVVGWKHRVPALEGAQRVPGFPEGSLKRIIGQEVALVPASAQLWRVSTDYLLTRLLGTLDTLPGHRLDSLSVLDRVNQESWCDGGQSPGLTFGHLKMVLLWASALFPAPEDWAELQGSVYRLLVVLLCCLATQKLPHFLHPEHNLLHGAGLDLSALYQRVERFASQPEASLRIHATHLGRSPPPRIDHGVKALLQLPASDPTYWATAYFDVLLDKFQVFHIQDPDRIAAMQSIFRKTKAVGGEAS